Genomic segment of Methanobacterium spitsbergense:
TCATAGCATTAACGTCTTCAATTATTTTATCTCCAAGACTTTGGAGTTTATTTACAGCCAAATCTCTTCTGTTTAAGGCAAGTTCTTTTCTATTCATCATCCTTTTCGCCTACTATATCTTCATCGGCTAATTCGCCTAAATCTACTTCAATTTCATCTAATATTTTTGGCCTTCTAGTTACCTTGGCCAGAATTTCCTTGTATTCTGGAACATCTTTCCCAGCAAGTATTGCAGCTTCTCTCATTATTACAGGTACATATGTTTCAAATATCTTTGAACGCATTTCCTCATCTTTTGCTGCCCTTTTAGCGTTAATATATTTTTGAAGACTCCTTGCTATTTTCATAGTGGCTTGTCTAACTTCGTGGAGTATTTCCTCTTCGGGAGCAACACTCTGTTTACCTGTTGAAAGATATGGAACGTTTGTTGAAACTATGTTAACAAATACAGTAATTGGTGCATTTTCTAGATCCCGTATACCATACCGTTTCCAATCTATGCTTTTAAGTGCTTCTGTTATTGCACAGCTTCCCTGATCAAAGCTCAATGGAACTCTGTTTGCAAACCTCATAATTTCTGCACGGTTTTGTTCACCAACTATTCGTCCAGAATCTCCTCCATAGGATATACCTGCTTCTATTACGAATGAAACTCCACCACGATAAGTTTTGGGTTTTCTTGTTGTGGTTGCAACAAATTCAGGGTTTAAAATTTCTCTTATACCCTTCTCAATTTGTTCTTTTCCAATTGGGATCAAACCGGATGTTGGAGGTGCCATAAAGTCCATCTGGGCAAATAGTTCAACAATTCTTTCGGCTTCTTCCCATTTCATATCTTTAGGACGTTTGTTAAGGTCTATCTTGGTTATTTCTTGTATTTCATTGACCCTCTTGGTCGACATCCTTGACAGTGAACTGGTTAATAAACTCCTGAATCTACGTTTATCAGTGTGTTTTGCCATGAATATTAGGTCATCTGCTGTAACACCTCTTGGATGGGGCAAAACTTCCTTGGGGAGAGGAGGTATAACGTCTGTAGCTCGTTCAAATATATATTTGTGTCCTGTTGGATCACGGAAGGTGATTTTTGCATGTGGATTTGCTATCATACTTCTTCTGATATATTCATATGCTCCTTGTTCACTAAGGGAATATGAAACATCTTTGAACTGTAGTTCTATTGCCACACCAGTTGAATCTACTTCTACAGGACGTTTATCCAGTATAAGTCCTTTGTTGGTTTTGACATCCATTTTAAATGTCATCTCAACTCCCTGGAGTTTTTCACCTTTTTTATATCCCGATATTACTCTGGCAGGTTTTCCTGTTGTCATCTGGGATAATAATACACATCCACTGCATCCTAGCCCTTGTTGACCTCTGGATTGAATGTTCCTGAATTTAGAACCAGCAAACATTGTACAGTAAACTTTAGTTATGAAATCTTCAGGGATTCCTGGCCCATTATCCATGTGTTTAAGAATATAATGGTCTTTATCAACTCTCTTAAGGTCTATGGATATTTCTGGCTGTATTCCTGCCTCTTCTGCAGCGTCGAGGCTGTTGGTTATCAGCTCATGAAAAACCATTGTGAGGGACCTTATTTTTCCAGAGAATCCCAGCATTTGTTTGTTCCTTCTGAAAAATTCAGATGCTGTAAGTTCCTTAAATTCTTCAAAAAGTTCTGATGCTTCTCTCTCCAAACTTAGCCTCCTTTAAATGCGATTTTTTGCATCAATAATTTATAAATCTATAAATATCATGTATTTATTTATTTTTAGAATATTACTCTTCTAATAATTTTAGAAATGTTTTATTCTAGGTCAGTTTCATCTTTTGCAATTCTATGGAACTGTTTTATCTTCATATCACGGGTTTTTTTCTCGAGGAATGCATAGACAGTTTTATGTCTAACACCGCTTAAAATCATTTCAACTGCTTCTTTTGCAATATGTATCTGTTCCATGTCTCCAATTATTGCAACTGTTTTTCCGTAGATTGAAATATCAACACCAGTCATATCAGTTATTATATCTTTGGTACGACCTTCTTTACCTATTATCCTAGCTTTCTGCCTTAATACTGCTTTCTTGTTTTTTCCAACATAGTCTGGAAGGTTTATTATCTCGAGAATTGTTTCATCGCCCATGAGTTTAACTGCTATTTCAGGGTTGAATCCCCTGCCTATAGCTTTTACTATGTAACGAGCTTTCCACACTGATAATGGGTCTTCTGTTTCTTCTGTAGGTGATATTGCAACGGTTCCAGCTTCGCTGTCTATTGTAATTTTTGTTTTTGTTAAATTTTCAATTTCGTCCTTTGTAATGCCGTTTTTCCCAATAACAACCCCTACTCTTTCACGGGGAATTTTGAGGTATTCTGTGTTTGGCATGATTTCACCTCAATTTATATAAATAATATTCATATCCTTTTTAATATACTTTTCTATCCTCATAAATCCATAATTTTACTTTTAATCTGATCCTTAGATATCTGGAGTCCCATTTTTTTGAAATCTCTATATAAGTTGTCTATATCTCTTTTTAAAAGCTCCCTTGATATTGGATGGTCAACCATAACACCCTGGGATATGTCGATTATAACAGGTTCACCATCATCTATTAAGATATTGTAACCTGATAAGTCACCATGAACTAATTTAGCATCTTTATAAAGTATTTTAACATATTCCAATATTTTATTTGCAACATATTCAGGATCTGATATTTTGGATTGTCTCATAAGTTGTGCTGGATTTCCAATATCGTCTCCTATGAATTCCATGACCAAAACATTATTTTTTGCGATTATTGGTCTTGGTACTCTAACACCCACTTCTTGAGCTCTTGTTAAATTCCTTAATTCCTTTGTAACCCATGTATTAATAAGCTGGCGTTTGTTAGAAGTTCTTACATTGAATCTAGGGTCTCCCTGAATATAATACTGCATTTTCTTAAAATCAGATGTTCCTACCCTATATATTTTAACAGCAACAAAGTTTCCATCGTCGTCAATTCCTTTGAAGACATTCGCCTCTTTTCCAGTACTTATGGCGCCCTGTAACTTGTTTATGTGGCCCATTTTTGCAAGTTTGTAGAGTGTTTCAAGTGTAAGTCTATCAAAAACTTCACTTCCAACTCTTCTGTCTTCATCACCCTTTAAACGTTTCTCTGACAAGAGTTTTCTCAAATCATTATCAGCTTTGGATACTTTAGAGCACATGAAATTTTTCACCAGTTATAAAAGAGCCTAAATTATTTATTAATATCATAAGTAATTAAAGAACAATATTTAAAAATCATTTAAATCAAATTTAAAGCTTAAAAAGCTTAAAATAGTATGATTTATTAAACAGTCAGAATAATCATTTCATTAAATTCTAACCATTTTTTTAAATTTATTTTAGATAATGTTAATTTTAATTAGAGTTTCAAGTAGCCCCTTCTTTCAAGCCAGTTAGCTTCTGTTCGAGTGTATCTCCATATAACATCTGCTTTTTCATCGCTCTGGAAGTCCCATGGCTTTATTAAAACCACATCTCCTTCTCTTATCCAGATTCTTTTTTTCATTTTACCTGGAATTCTTGAAAGTCTTGTTTTACCATCTGCACATCGTACTTTGAGTTTTCCATGGCCGAGTATCTGCTCGACAACGCCTGGTATTTCACCTCTCCTTGGTGATCTTACTCTCCTCATTTCTTGTGGGCCTTGATTTTGTCCTCTTCTCAAATACTCTCCTCCTTAACTTAAAGCAGTTCATGATCGTCAATGAAATTTTATAAATATGTTTAGCAATAGTTTAAAAACCATCTTTAAGAGTTATAAATTTTAATATATATTTTCATTGATCATTTAATCTTCCTATTTATATAGTGTTTTGGGGTATATAAAAAAGCGCATTTATCATTGATCTGGTATATCTCAAAAACATTTTCTCACATTTGATTCATAACCTGCAAACTAAATTCTTACATTTAACAATCCATCAAATATTGTTAGAATTTCATCTCATAATCAGAAACTCTTTGATCCACTTCAATATTTTTTCCTGATTTTTCAAAAGAATCAACTGTTATCTGAAGTAAAATCAAATAAAATTTCATATTCATGTTCTAACAGTTCAAGTGAGTCATGATCATTATTTTACAGTATGAATCTTCTTGTATTGGGGGATTATCTCTAACAATTTTTTGATAAATCTCAAATATGTTCCAGTTGGTCTTAGAATTTTTGAATTAGTGTATAGGAAAAACTATAAGATCTTCATCTTTCTTGAATACTCCTAAATTATAGAATATGCTTTCATCCTCAGACGTTGAACGAATATAAGATCACATTTACAACACCCTCCTTTCAATAAAAATACTATGTATTGGGTATACTATGACAGTTGAGTAATAGTATACGAAAAGTAATGATTCATAAGTAACTATAAAATGTATCAATAAATATACAATATCTGAAAGATCATTTGAAATCATCAAATAAGAATCGAAAAATCGAATGTGGTAACATGGGACAAGAATTTTTAAATATAATGGATCCTGAAGATGTAAAAAAAATTATAGATGATATTCCTACGAATAAACGGGTAGAAAAGATATTACTTGGAGACTCTCTCAACAGAGTTATTGCTGAGGATGTGCGTGCAACTATAAATCTCCCACCTTTTAGAAGGACTTCAATGGATGGATATGCTGTAATAGCAGAGGATACTTTTAATGCTTCTGAAGATTATCCAGTTAGTTTAAAACTTATTGAAGTAATAGGTGCAGGAGATGTTCCTGAAAAAAAACTGAGAAGTGGATTTTGTACCGAGGTTTCAACAGGAGCACCTTTACCATCAGGCACCACAGGGGTGGTGATGGTAGAATTTACCGAGAGTAACAATGCGGAGATACTTATCTACGAAAGTGCTGCAATTGGCCAGAATATAACAAAAGAAGGTTCAGATGTAAAAGAAGGAGAACTACTACTTCCAAGGGACACTAGGATAACTCCTGATAAAATAGGAGTTTTAAGTGCAATTGGAATGAAAACAGTGACAGTTTATCAGCAACCCCGGGTAGCAATCATATCTACTGGAAACGAGATAATAAATCCCAATGATAAGTTGACCTATGGTAAAATTTATGATATAAATTCCATGACAATTTCAAGTGCTGTTAAGGCATGTGGTTGTATTCCAGTACATACAGATATAGTTGAAGATGATTACAGCGCTTTAAAAAATAAGATAAATGAATTTAAATATGTTGATTTAATATTAACATCAGGTGGGACATCTGCAGGCACTGGGGATGTATTAAGGGAAGTACTGGATGATCTGGGCGAAGTTATTGTCCATGGTGTGGCAGTTAAACCAGGTAAGCCAACAATAATTGGCAGATTAAAAAATGATGAAGGTTTAAAATATTTATTTGGTCTTCCAGGAAACCCAGTTGCTGCATTAATGGTTTTTCGTGTTTTCTTTGCACCATTTTTAATGAAAATGGCATCCATAAGTACATTAACCCATTCAAATAATAATGTTCAGACACTTAAACTTTCTCGTAGATATCGTCCTGCCAGAGGAAGACTTCACTATGTATTGGTGAAAATTGAAGGAATAAATGCAATTCCAATTTTAAAAGATTCTGGTGCAATATCTTCTCTTGCAGAAGCTGATGGTTTTATAAAAATACCAAAAAATATAGAAATACTTGAAAAAGGAGACTCAGTCCAAGTTTTCCAACTAGTTGATTTTTAACATTTATATTCTATTTTACTGATTTAACAATAATAGATCATATCTCAAAAAGATCTCCTAGAACAACTTTTTTATTTGTTTGCACAAGTTTTGGAATTTTTCCAAGGGTTCCAGCTGACTCTCCAACAACAACAAGCACGCCCTGCATGAATTTTCTGAAATCTTCAGCCCTTTCAAGAGATTTCTGAACTGCATCATGATCCTTCTTACCAAGTGCATTGTTTGCAATAGAAGTTGCAAGTGCATCTGCAATACTTGCTTCGTCTGCGAAAACAGTGACAGAATCTGACCGTCCAAAGCTTATTGAATGTCCCACAGTACCTGAGGACGTGCATACTCCCATTGGTGTTTTTCCAAACTTAATTTTAAATCCAAGCTCTCCTGAAAGAGAAGATTCACCTGCATAAAGCCCTACAACCACATCTTGATCAGTTTGCAGTGCCACATCTCCCCCATTGTCAACTATCACATATTTGGCTCCATTCTCAATCATAAAGCCCATTGAAAGTTGGGATATGGTCCCTGCAACAGCTGCCATTGGCCCAACCT
This window contains:
- the eif1A gene encoding translation initiation factor eIF-1A codes for the protein MRRGQNQGPQEMRRVRSPRRGEIPGVVEQILGHGKLKVRCADGKTRLSRIPGKMKKRIWIREGDVVLIKPWDFQSDEKADVIWRYTRTEANWLERRGYLKL
- a CDS encoding KH domain-containing protein, which encodes MPNTEYLKIPRERVGVVIGKNGITKDEIENLTKTKITIDSEAGTVAISPTEETEDPLSVWKARYIVKAIGRGFNPEIAVKLMGDETILEIINLPDYVGKNKKAVLRQKARIIGKEGRTKDIITDMTGVDISIYGKTVAIIGDMEQIHIAKEAVEMILSGVRHKTVYAFLEKKTRDMKIKQFHRIAKDETDLE
- a CDS encoding UPF0280 family protein — protein: MIVNRITRERIKIGETDLVLKTDLMKHELPNFILKQRFELKSYIRENPDFLNSFEPVIVEKKNNGEPPLIVSLMARAGRRGEVGPMAAVAGTISQLSMGFMIENGAKYVIVDNGGDVALQTDQDVVVGLYAGESSLSGELGFKIKFGKTPMGVCTSSGTVGHSISFGRSDSVTVFADEASIADALATSIANNALGKKDHDAVQKSLERAEDFRKFMQGVLVVVGESAGTLGKIPKLVQTNKKVVLGDLFEI
- a CDS encoding serine protein kinase RIO encodes the protein MCSKVSKADNDLRKLLSEKRLKGDEDRRVGSEVFDRLTLETLYKLAKMGHINKLQGAISTGKEANVFKGIDDDGNFVAVKIYRVGTSDFKKMQYYIQGDPRFNVRTSNKRQLINTWVTKELRNLTRAQEVGVRVPRPIIAKNNVLVMEFIGDDIGNPAQLMRQSKISDPEYVANKILEYVKILYKDAKLVHGDLSGYNILIDDGEPVIIDISQGVMVDHPISRELLKRDIDNLYRDFKKMGLQISKDQIKSKIMDL
- the glp gene encoding gephyrin-like molybdotransferase Glp, with protein sequence MGQEFLNIMDPEDVKKIIDDIPTNKRVEKILLGDSLNRVIAEDVRATINLPPFRRTSMDGYAVIAEDTFNASEDYPVSLKLIEVIGAGDVPEKKLRSGFCTEVSTGAPLPSGTTGVVMVEFTESNNAEILIYESAAIGQNITKEGSDVKEGELLLPRDTRITPDKIGVLSAIGMKTVTVYQQPRVAIISTGNEIINPNDKLTYGKIYDINSMTISSAVKACGCIPVHTDIVEDDYSALKNKINEFKYVDLILTSGGTSAGTGDVLREVLDDLGEVIVHGVAVKPGKPTIIGRLKNDEGLKYLFGLPGNPVAALMVFRVFFAPFLMKMASISTLTHSNNNVQTLKLSRRYRPARGRLHYVLVKIEGINAIPILKDSGAISSLAEADGFIKIPKNIEILEKGDSVQVFQLVDF
- the top6B gene encoding DNA topoisomerase VI subunit B; protein product: MEREASELFEEFKELTASEFFRRNKQMLGFSGKIRSLTMVFHELITNSLDAAEEAGIQPEISIDLKRVDKDHYILKHMDNGPGIPEDFITKVYCTMFAGSKFRNIQSRGQQGLGCSGCVLLSQMTTGKPARVISGYKKGEKLQGVEMTFKMDVKTNKGLILDKRPVEVDSTGVAIELQFKDVSYSLSEQGAYEYIRRSMIANPHAKITFRDPTGHKYIFERATDVIPPLPKEVLPHPRGVTADDLIFMAKHTDKRRFRSLLTSSLSRMSTKRVNEIQEITKIDLNKRPKDMKWEEAERIVELFAQMDFMAPPTSGLIPIGKEQIEKGIREILNPEFVATTTRKPKTYRGGVSFVIEAGISYGGDSGRIVGEQNRAEIMRFANRVPLSFDQGSCAITEALKSIDWKRYGIRDLENAPITVFVNIVSTNVPYLSTGKQSVAPEEEILHEVRQATMKIARSLQKYINAKRAAKDEEMRSKIFETYVPVIMREAAILAGKDVPEYKEILAKVTRRPKILDEIEVDLGELADEDIVGEKDDE